The following are encoded together in the Thermomonas brevis genome:
- a CDS encoding type II secretion system F family protein → MSARRAAISKVREKAEARRLNPLEEFVWQGRDKRGKVMKGEQLARNANLLRADLRKQGINPTMVKPKPKPLFGSGAKKISARDIAVFSRQIATMMKSGVPIVTALEIIGGGNKNPAMKKMVNGLRNDIEGGASIYEAMSQYPVQFDELYRNLVRAGESSGVLETVLETIATYKENIESIKGKIKKALFYPATVIAVAIIVCAVLMIYVVPIFKETFSSFGADLPAFTALVFGISDIIVKWFWLIGIIVGGAIGFFIYTYKRSIKLQHTIDRLMLKIPVIGKVLNESAIARFARTLALTFRAGVPLVEAMDNVAGATGSMVYQQAVMKMKDDVSVGYPVNVAMKQVNLFPHMVVQMTAIGEEAGALDTMLLKVAEFYEEEVSNTVDALSSLIEPMVMVIIGGLVGSIVIAMYLPIFKIAMTVM, encoded by the coding sequence ATGTCCGCACGCAGAGCCGCCATCAGCAAGGTTCGTGAAAAGGCCGAGGCCCGCCGGCTGAACCCGCTGGAGGAATTCGTCTGGCAGGGCCGCGACAAGCGCGGCAAGGTGATGAAGGGCGAGCAGCTGGCGCGCAACGCCAACCTGCTGCGCGCCGACCTGCGCAAGCAGGGCATCAACCCGACCATGGTCAAGCCCAAGCCCAAGCCGCTGTTCGGTAGCGGGGCCAAGAAAATCTCTGCACGCGACATTGCCGTGTTCAGCCGCCAGATCGCTACCATGATGAAATCCGGCGTGCCGATCGTGACGGCGCTGGAAATCATCGGCGGCGGCAACAAGAACCCGGCGATGAAGAAGATGGTCAACGGTCTGCGCAACGACATCGAAGGCGGTGCGTCCATCTACGAAGCGATGAGCCAGTACCCGGTGCAGTTTGATGAGCTGTATCGCAACCTGGTGCGCGCCGGCGAGTCCTCCGGCGTGCTGGAAACCGTGCTGGAGACCATCGCCACCTACAAGGAAAACATCGAGAGCATCAAGGGCAAGATCAAGAAGGCGCTGTTCTATCCCGCCACGGTGATCGCCGTGGCCATCATCGTCTGCGCGGTACTGATGATCTACGTGGTGCCGATCTTCAAGGAGACCTTCTCCAGCTTCGGCGCCGACCTCCCCGCTTTTACCGCGCTGGTATTCGGTATTTCCGACATCATCGTGAAATGGTTCTGGCTGATCGGCATCATAGTAGGCGGCGCGATAGGCTTTTTCATCTATACCTACAAGCGGTCCATCAAGCTGCAGCACACCATCGACCGGCTGATGCTCAAGATCCCGGTGATCGGCAAGGTGTTGAATGAATCGGCCATTGCCCGATTCGCCCGCACCTTGGCGCTGACCTTCCGCGCCGGTGTGCCGCTGGTGGAGGCGATGGACAACGTCGCCGGCGCCACCGGCAGCATGGTCTACCAACAAGCCGTCATGAAAATGAAGGACGACGTGTCGGTGGGCTATCCGGTCAACGTGGCGATGAAGCAGGTCAACCTGTTCCCGCACATGGTGGTGCAGATGACCGCGATCGGCGAGGAAGCCGGCGCGCTGGACACCATGCTGCTGAAGGTGGCCGAGTTCTATGAGGAAGAAGTCAGCAACACGGTGGATGCGCTGTCCAGCCTGATCGAGCCGATGGTGATGGTGATCATCGGCGGCCTGGTGGGTTCGATCGTGATCGCGATGTACCTGCCGATCTTCAAGATCGCCATGACGGTGATGTAA
- the pilB gene encoding type IV-A pilus assembly ATPase PilB has product MNTAASPNLMGITGIARRLVMDGALDEAAARRAMDNATAEKTPLASYLADHRLASPAALAAANSVEFGMPLLDALAIDPAQSAIALVKEELLRKHNVLPLFKRGNRLFVGTSDPTSNRAMEELKFHTNLAVEPILVDAERIKRSLDQWLEAAEALADELDDAEGLEGLEVGGGDDDLSNDTGVDAKGEDTPVVKFVNKALVDAIRRGASDIHFEPYETDYRVRFRIDGILKTTKKVPVKLHSRIAARLKVMSQLDIAEKRIPQDGRIKLNISKTKQIDFRVSTLPTLFGEKIVLRILDGSAAKMGIEKLGYEPEQQKLFLDAIHKPYGMVLVTGPTGSGKTVSLYTGLGILNDETRNISTVEDPVEIRLPGVNQVQQNVKRGMTFAAALRSFLRQDPDVIMVGEIRDLETAEIAVKAAQTGHMVLSTLHTNDAPQTIARLMNMGIAPYNITSSVNLVIAQRLVRRLHDCKRAVHLPEHALLAEGFTADEIHQGITVYEAVGCEDCTGGYKGRAGIYQVMPMTDEIQQIVLAGGNVQQLTEASLRSGVRDLRRSALDKVKQGITSLIEINRVTKD; this is encoded by the coding sequence ATGAATACCGCCGCTTCCCCCAACCTGATGGGCATCACCGGCATCGCCAGACGTCTGGTGATGGACGGCGCCCTGGACGAAGCTGCTGCCCGCAGGGCGATGGACAACGCCACGGCGGAGAAGACCCCGCTGGCCAGCTACCTGGCCGACCATCGGCTGGCCTCGCCGGCAGCGCTGGCCGCAGCCAACTCGGTCGAGTTCGGCATGCCGCTGCTGGATGCGCTGGCCATCGATCCGGCCCAGTCCGCCATCGCACTGGTCAAGGAAGAGCTGCTGCGCAAGCACAACGTGCTGCCGCTGTTCAAGCGCGGCAATCGGCTGTTCGTCGGCACGTCCGACCCCACCAGCAACCGGGCCATGGAAGAACTCAAGTTCCACACCAATCTGGCGGTGGAGCCGATTCTGGTGGATGCCGAACGCATCAAGCGCAGCCTGGATCAGTGGCTGGAGGCAGCGGAAGCGCTGGCCGACGAGCTGGACGATGCAGAAGGCCTGGAAGGCCTGGAAGTCGGGGGCGGCGACGACGACTTGAGCAATGACACCGGCGTGGATGCCAAGGGTGAAGACACCCCGGTGGTGAAGTTCGTGAACAAAGCGCTGGTGGATGCGATCCGCCGCGGCGCCTCGGACATCCACTTCGAGCCCTACGAAACCGATTACCGGGTGCGTTTCCGCATCGACGGCATCCTGAAGACCACCAAGAAGGTGCCGGTGAAGCTGCACTCGCGCATCGCCGCGCGGCTGAAGGTGATGTCGCAGCTGGACATCGCCGAGAAGCGCATCCCGCAAGACGGCCGCATCAAGCTGAACATCAGCAAGACCAAGCAGATCGACTTCCGCGTCAGTACCCTGCCCACCCTGTTCGGCGAGAAGATCGTGCTGCGCATCCTGGACGGCAGCGCCGCCAAGATGGGCATCGAAAAGTTGGGCTACGAGCCAGAGCAGCAGAAGCTGTTCCTGGACGCCATCCACAAACCCTATGGCATGGTGCTGGTGACCGGCCCCACCGGCTCCGGCAAGACCGTCAGCCTGTACACCGGACTGGGCATCCTCAACGACGAGACCCGCAACATCAGCACGGTGGAGGACCCGGTGGAAATCCGCCTGCCGGGCGTCAATCAGGTGCAGCAGAACGTCAAGCGCGGCATGACCTTCGCCGCCGCCCTGCGCAGCTTCCTGCGCCAGGATCCGGACGTGATCATGGTCGGCGAAATCCGCGACCTGGAAACCGCCGAGATCGCGGTCAAGGCGGCGCAGACCGGCCACATGGTGCTGTCCACCCTGCACACCAACGACGCCCCGCAGACCATCGCCCGCCTGATGAACATGGGCATCGCGCCGTACAACATCACCAGTTCGGTCAACCTGGTGATCGCCCAGCGCCTGGTGCGCCGCCTGCACGACTGCAAGCGCGCCGTCCACTTGCCGGAGCACGCCCTGCTGGCCGAGGGCTTCACCGCCGACGAGATTCACCAAGGCATCACCGTCTACGAGGCAGTGGGCTGCGAGGACTGCACCGGCGGCTACAAGGGGCGCGCCGGCATCTACCAGGTGATGCCGATGACGGATGAAATCCAGCAAATCGTGCTGGCTGGTGGTAATGTCCAGCAGCTGACCGAGGCGTCCCTGCGCAGCGGCGTCCGCGACCTGCGGCGCTCCGCGTTGGACAAGGTGAAACAGGGGATCACCAGCCTCATCGAGATCAACCGCGTCACCAAGGACTGA
- a CDS encoding glycosyltransferase family 2 protein, translated as MQQLSIILPAKNEAEGLRRTLPALRARMPEAEIIVVDDGSTDETAAIAVEAGARVLSSPYSMGNGAAIKRGTRAACGEVLVFMDADGQHAAEHVGDLLAVLDEGYDMVVGARDASGQAGLHRGMANAFYNRLASWMTGHPIADLTSGFRAVRADKFREFLHLLPNGFSYPTTSTMAFFRSAYPVAYVPIPVAKRVGNGSHIRPLKDGVRFLLIIFKIASLYSPLKLFAPTAAAFFLAALGWYGYTFATRHQFTNMSMLLFSASVIVFLIGLISEQVTNLTYRRDA; from the coding sequence GTGCAGCAGCTCAGCATTATCCTGCCCGCGAAGAACGAGGCCGAGGGTCTGCGCCGCACCTTGCCGGCCCTGCGCGCACGCATGCCTGAGGCGGAAATCATCGTCGTCGACGACGGATCCACCGACGAAACCGCAGCCATTGCGGTGGAGGCCGGCGCCCGCGTGCTGTCCTCGCCCTATTCGATGGGCAATGGCGCCGCCATCAAGCGTGGCACTCGCGCCGCCTGCGGCGAGGTGCTGGTCTTCATGGATGCGGATGGGCAGCACGCCGCCGAGCATGTGGGGGACTTGCTTGCAGTGCTCGATGAAGGCTATGACATGGTGGTCGGTGCCCGCGATGCCAGCGGCCAGGCCGGCTTGCACAGGGGTATGGCCAATGCCTTCTACAACCGTCTGGCCAGCTGGATGACTGGCCACCCGATCGCCGACCTCACCTCCGGCTTCCGCGCGGTGCGCGCCGACAAATTCCGCGAGTTCCTGCACCTGTTGCCCAACGGTTTCAGCTACCCCACCACCAGCACCATGGCGTTCTTCCGCAGCGCCTACCCGGTGGCCTACGTGCCGATTCCGGTGGCCAAGCGGGTGGGCAATGGCAGCCATATCCGACCGCTGAAGGACGGCGTGCGCTTCCTGCTGATCATCTTCAAGATTGCCAGCCTGTATTCGCCGCTGAAGTTATTTGCGCCCACTGCGGCCGCGTTCTTTCTCGCCGCGCTCGGCTGGTATGGCTACACGTTCGCAACACGTCACCAGTTCACCAATATGAGCATGCTGCTGTTCAGCGCTTCAGTCATCGTCTTCCTGATCGGGCTGATCTCGGAGCAGGTCACTAACCTGACCTACCGCCGGGATGCGTGA
- a CDS encoding glycosyltransferase family 4 protein, with amino-acid sequence MLLVTRNLPPLVGGMERLNWHMAEGLATVADVRVIGPSGSAAVAPAGIAVSEAPLRPLWRFLLRAQTLAWREALRWKPDIVLAGSGLTAPLAWLAARSCGADAAVYVHGLDVAVKHPLYRALWLPVIRGMQVVIANSQSTAALCREIGVAADRIFIVHPGVELPAERTASAGENGAVEFRSRHGFGGGPILLSVGRLSTRKGLREFVTYTLPQIVSAHPSAMLVIIGDAPAQALHAQAQSPASIQAAAEAAGVGDHLRFLGVINDYALGEAYCAADVHVFPVRELPGDPEGFGMVAVEAAAHGLPTVAFATGGIVDAVADGRSGRLVASGDYSGFAAAVSQVLAQREVLRKTCIDFAQGFAWPAFGSGVWAALRGEAG; translated from the coding sequence GTGCTGCTGGTCACCCGCAACCTGCCGCCGCTGGTGGGCGGCATGGAGCGGCTGAACTGGCACATGGCAGAAGGTCTGGCGACGGTGGCCGATGTGCGCGTGATCGGCCCCTCGGGTTCGGCAGCGGTCGCGCCGGCCGGCATCGCCGTGTCCGAAGCCCCTCTGAGGCCGCTGTGGCGATTCCTGCTGCGTGCGCAGACGCTGGCCTGGCGTGAGGCCCTGCGCTGGAAGCCTGACATCGTGCTGGCCGGCAGCGGGTTGACTGCGCCACTGGCGTGGTTGGCAGCGCGTTCCTGCGGCGCTGATGCCGCCGTCTACGTCCATGGCTTGGATGTCGCAGTCAAGCACCCGCTGTATCGCGCGCTGTGGCTCCCCGTGATCCGCGGTATGCAAGTGGTGATTGCCAACAGCCAGTCCACTGCCGCGCTGTGCAGGGAGATCGGCGTTGCCGCTGATCGCATTTTCATCGTCCACCCGGGTGTCGAGTTGCCAGCGGAGCGCACGGCAAGCGCGGGTGAAAACGGCGCCGTGGAGTTCCGCAGCCGGCACGGCTTCGGTGGCGGCCCCATCCTGCTATCGGTTGGCCGCTTGTCCACACGCAAGGGACTGCGCGAGTTCGTTACCTATACGTTGCCGCAGATCGTGTCTGCGCATCCAAGTGCAATGCTGGTGATCATCGGTGATGCACCCGCTCAAGCCCTGCACGCCCAGGCGCAATCCCCGGCCAGCATCCAGGCGGCCGCCGAGGCCGCAGGCGTGGGCGACCACCTACGCTTCCTTGGTGTCATCAACGATTATGCTCTGGGTGAGGCCTACTGCGCTGCCGATGTTCACGTGTTCCCGGTGCGTGAACTCCCCGGCGATCCCGAAGGCTTCGGCATGGTCGCGGTGGAAGCCGCCGCCCACGGCCTGCCCACGGTCGCCTTCGCGACGGGCGGGATCGTCGATGCGGTGGCCGATGGGCGTTCCGGCCGGCTGGTGGCCAGCGGCGATTACTCCGGGTTTGCTGCTGCCGTCAGCCAGGTTCTCGCCCAGCGCGAGGTACTCCGGAAGACCTGCATCGACTTCGCCCAGGGCTTTGCTTGGCCGGCGTTCGGAAGTGGAGTATGGGCGGCGTTGCGCGGGGAGGCGGGTTAG
- a CDS encoding glycosyltransferase family 2 protein, with amino-acid sequence MLATVIIPTYRDGIRAVTAVKAILQQRLPAGDHLEIVVVDDGSGDDTVTLVSNLQRPDVRTISLRENQGRAAARNAGASAARGDFIIFMDCDCIPGHPQFVARHLALLKKGMIACVGHVSGPDEQFWSRYQYKASLRREHQHRTGSTFSGSSQNLAIRRDAFMAVGGFDTAYRKYGFEDRDLLIRLRQRGSIAWTPGEGVIHCDELRIQDVAKKMQEAASSTALKFSREHPSEYSVLGYSRIDSRLHPILRIAAPIGNMILPMMITATDFAINSRLPYAIKAGMAKLCTAMSFLAGTTKPISEA; translated from the coding sequence ATGCTGGCAACTGTCATTATTCCAACTTATCGAGATGGCATTCGGGCGGTGACCGCAGTCAAGGCCATACTGCAGCAACGTCTGCCTGCCGGAGATCACCTTGAAATTGTCGTTGTTGATGATGGCTCTGGCGACGATACAGTAACTCTCGTCTCCAACCTTCAACGCCCCGATGTTCGCACCATCTCACTGAGAGAAAACCAAGGGCGCGCCGCAGCGCGCAATGCTGGCGCAAGCGCAGCAAGGGGGGATTTCATAATTTTCATGGATTGCGACTGCATACCTGGTCATCCGCAGTTTGTGGCCAGACACTTGGCGCTATTAAAGAAAGGCATGATCGCTTGTGTCGGGCATGTGAGCGGGCCGGACGAGCAGTTCTGGTCACGTTACCAATACAAAGCATCGTTACGGCGCGAGCATCAGCATCGAACCGGCTCGACATTTTCAGGAAGCTCGCAGAATCTAGCCATCCGCAGGGATGCGTTTATGGCCGTTGGCGGATTCGACACTGCTTATCGGAAGTACGGCTTCGAAGATCGCGACCTTCTGATCAGGCTGAGGCAGAGAGGAAGTATCGCATGGACACCCGGCGAAGGAGTCATTCATTGCGACGAACTGCGCATCCAGGATGTCGCCAAGAAAATGCAGGAAGCTGCGTCCTCGACGGCTCTGAAATTCTCGCGCGAACATCCTTCCGAATATTCCGTGCTTGGATATTCCCGCATCGATAGCCGCCTGCACCCAATTCTAAGGATAGCTGCGCCAATCGGCAATATGATATTACCCATGATGATCACGGCCACGGATTTTGCTATAAACTCAAGGCTCCCTTATGCAATCAAAGCGGGCATGGCAAAACTATGCACGGCCATGTCATTCCTGGCTGGAACCACAAAGCCGATCTCGGAAGCTTAA
- a CDS encoding class I SAM-dependent methyltransferase, whose product MKKWHQRIQHDPPLWSALVNPHFLPRRALHAAMRKAACFLCGRVLDVGCGKQPYRNLLSHASNVTGIEIDTPISRANSRADIFYSGAILPFDDEVFDSIICNQVLEHAKDGTLFLHELHRVLAPDGILVLSVPFVWPEHEQPHDHRRLTSYGLEQLLHDAGFTVLQQYKLVSGVAAIAALLADWIGETLRPAPSVLRIPLRAIMIAPISWLGAVIDHWQRHGNPSLYLDNFVVAQRTAA is encoded by the coding sequence GTGAAGAAATGGCACCAGCGCATCCAACACGATCCACCTTTATGGTCAGCGCTTGTCAATCCTCATTTCCTGCCCAGAAGAGCATTGCACGCTGCAATGCGCAAGGCCGCATGCTTTCTCTGCGGTCGCGTCCTCGACGTCGGCTGCGGAAAACAACCTTACCGTAACCTGCTGAGCCATGCCTCCAATGTGACAGGAATTGAGATCGATACGCCCATATCGCGCGCCAATAGCCGGGCAGATATATTCTACTCGGGCGCAATACTTCCATTCGACGATGAAGTCTTCGACTCAATTATCTGCAACCAAGTCCTGGAGCACGCAAAAGATGGCACCCTGTTCTTGCACGAACTGCATAGGGTGCTCGCGCCGGATGGAATCTTAGTTCTGTCGGTTCCTTTTGTGTGGCCGGAGCACGAACAGCCTCATGACCACAGACGGCTGACATCATACGGATTAGAACAGCTCCTGCATGACGCAGGCTTTACGGTGCTTCAGCAGTACAAGCTCGTCTCCGGGGTCGCCGCAATCGCCGCGCTACTGGCCGACTGGATTGGAGAAACACTGAGACCCGCTCCTTCCGTACTACGGATACCGTTGCGCGCAATAATGATTGCACCAATATCTTGGCTCGGCGCCGTCATCGACCACTGGCAACGCCATGGGAATCCCTCGCTATACCTCGACAATTTCGTCGTTGCCCAGCGCACCGCCGCATGA
- a CDS encoding methyltransferase, TIGR04325 family, with amino-acid sequence MTAFASRLARHWLPPALRHALNRMAGQTFRYSGRFDTWQEACRAADGYDDKRIIERIHSAALAVREGRAAWEQDGESHPEIILNFPVLACLAKATRKDDTLRVLDIGGGFGSSWLQASQGMPDIKLHWTIVEQERVVSLARQDFNNQGVRYTHSLDEALATNEYDLALLSSVLQYIATPHAILDQLASSEIKWIVIDRHPCSNAGEVITIQHCPRRLYKATYPSWLFDCESLRSKLNLTHDLALSWQGQDQPIQGDGFHASFAGMCWKRRGEHT; translated from the coding sequence ATGACTGCATTCGCATCGCGCCTCGCCCGCCACTGGCTGCCCCCCGCGCTTCGCCATGCACTGAATCGCATGGCGGGCCAGACTTTTCGTTATTCTGGCCGTTTCGATACGTGGCAGGAAGCATGTAGAGCGGCTGATGGATATGATGATAAACGCATCATTGAACGAATTCACTCCGCCGCACTGGCAGTACGCGAAGGGCGCGCAGCCTGGGAGCAGGATGGCGAATCACATCCCGAGATAATACTCAACTTCCCCGTACTTGCTTGCTTGGCAAAAGCGACCCGCAAGGACGATACCTTACGCGTGCTGGACATTGGCGGTGGTTTCGGCAGTTCCTGGCTGCAGGCCAGTCAAGGCATGCCGGACATTAAATTGCACTGGACAATAGTCGAGCAAGAGCGGGTAGTGTCGCTTGCTAGGCAGGATTTCAACAATCAGGGAGTCCGTTACACGCACTCGCTTGATGAAGCACTGGCAACGAACGAATACGATCTCGCGCTCCTTTCCAGTGTGCTGCAGTATATCGCGACCCCACACGCAATACTTGATCAACTTGCCTCGTCAGAGATCAAATGGATCGTGATTGACAGGCATCCCTGCTCGAACGCCGGTGAAGTCATCACAATTCAGCACTGCCCAAGGCGGCTATACAAAGCAACCTACCCCTCTTGGCTTTTCGACTGCGAAAGCTTAAGGTCCAAACTGAATCTGACTCATGATCTGGCACTTTCATGGCAGGGTCAGGATCAACCCATCCAGGGCGATGGCTTTCATGCAAGCTTCGCGGGCATGTGCTGGAAACGCAGGGGAGAGCATACGTGA
- a CDS encoding lipopolysaccharide biosynthesis protein, producing MKSLLSLAKRALGHREAGILRNGGYGLAAKLATTLNLFSSMPFVRESAGAEVFGAWATIVSVATFSAFLDFGLSSGAMNLVAGAHGRGNSAEVTALSRIALRILCINSLALAVAGIAVVAFAPWDSLLGLGEATKPLARTAVGIAITSMILAVPAGLALRIQLGTGDASAGYRFATVGQLIACTATIVAAKVGASLPILVACTLLPPVLAAILNTMQWARNWPLSCCKNQLADAKSSLAADIRRESWLFMTLQISAVAVHTSDLPLISALIGADEAGQYAVAQRLFLLIPIGMGLLWTPLWPTYRQALARSEYKWVVRTLRWTAFLALIIASLTSATLAIGFKQVTQIWMGAPLGLSTLLLTGFATWAALDAAGGAYGAFLNAASPRWLLIAISTTFAASSLILKTWAASKGLIELMPWATLSSFLVFDLLPFLLFWPTLVKHMQSRKF from the coding sequence ATGAAGTCGTTGCTCAGCCTCGCAAAGAGAGCGCTAGGCCATCGCGAGGCTGGCATCTTGCGGAATGGAGGCTATGGGCTGGCGGCAAAACTTGCGACCACCCTGAATCTCTTTTCTTCAATGCCGTTCGTACGCGAGTCGGCGGGCGCTGAGGTATTTGGCGCATGGGCCACCATAGTCTCCGTGGCAACCTTTTCTGCGTTTCTGGATTTTGGCCTTTCCAGTGGCGCAATGAATCTCGTTGCAGGCGCGCATGGGCGAGGCAACAGCGCAGAAGTCACCGCCTTGAGCCGAATCGCATTACGCATTTTATGCATAAATTCTCTGGCGCTTGCCGTCGCCGGAATCGCGGTAGTTGCATTCGCGCCTTGGGACAGCCTTCTGGGACTCGGAGAAGCTACCAAACCACTTGCTCGCACGGCCGTCGGAATTGCAATCACGTCGATGATCCTAGCAGTGCCGGCCGGTTTAGCCCTCCGCATACAGCTGGGAACCGGCGACGCTAGCGCAGGTTATCGCTTTGCCACCGTAGGACAGCTCATCGCATGTACGGCCACCATCGTTGCAGCCAAAGTTGGCGCTTCCTTGCCGATTCTAGTCGCCTGCACCCTTTTGCCACCAGTGCTGGCTGCAATCCTTAACACCATGCAGTGGGCTCGAAATTGGCCACTCTCCTGCTGCAAAAATCAGCTCGCTGATGCAAAAAGTAGCCTAGCAGCTGACATAAGGCGTGAAAGCTGGCTATTCATGACTTTACAGATTTCGGCAGTAGCAGTCCACACTTCCGATCTCCCCCTCATTTCCGCCCTCATTGGCGCCGATGAAGCCGGCCAGTACGCTGTCGCTCAAAGATTATTTCTACTCATCCCGATTGGCATGGGCTTGTTATGGACACCCCTTTGGCCAACTTACAGACAGGCATTGGCACGCAGCGAATACAAATGGGTAGTCCGGACATTGCGCTGGACGGCATTTCTGGCATTGATAATCGCGAGCCTGACCTCCGCAACTCTCGCCATAGGCTTCAAGCAAGTGACCCAAATATGGATGGGCGCCCCGCTTGGGCTATCCACCCTGCTGCTAACTGGCTTCGCCACATGGGCAGCCCTGGACGCGGCAGGTGGTGCATATGGTGCATTTCTCAACGCAGCCAGTCCCCGATGGCTCCTGATCGCGATCTCGACCACATTCGCTGCATCAAGCTTGATACTCAAGACATGGGCAGCAAGCAAAGGCCTGATTGAGTTGATGCCATGGGCAACGCTCTCCAGTTTCCTGGTCTTCGACCTGCTGCCCTTCTTGCTTTTCTGGCCAACACTCGTAAAGCACATGCAGTCAAGGAAATTTTGA
- a CDS encoding SGNH hydrolase domain-containing protein: protein MQTLKPDLFIFGSAAAAYTPQQWTEGTARVLARLSPAATRIVLLADTPALPFDGPDCLMQNALCPAWREGGQSCTSKAGNADAAAIRHALQAAASRFPNVEFVDMGPHICPNGICRAELDG from the coding sequence GTGCAGACGCTGAAGCCCGACCTCTTCATCTTCGGCAGCGCCGCTGCGGCGTACACCCCGCAGCAATGGACGGAGGGCACCGCACGCGTGCTGGCGCGGCTCAGCCCGGCCGCTACGCGCATCGTCCTGCTGGCAGACACGCCCGCGCTGCCCTTCGACGGTCCCGACTGCCTGATGCAGAACGCCCTGTGCCCGGCATGGCGCGAAGGCGGCCAAAGCTGCACATCAAAAGCGGGAAACGCCGATGCCGCCGCCATACGGCACGCGCTGCAAGCCGCCGCATCGCGATTCCCCAACGTGGAGTTCGTGGACATGGGCCCGCACATCTGCCCCAATGGCATCTGCCGCGCCGAGCTGGACGGATGA
- a CDS encoding acyltransferase family protein produces MLGLALILACSLLLDGQRAYPGAWALLPTLGAVLAVLAGSLPHGQRGAGSLLALPPLQWLGRISYSWYLWHWPVLLLGLAWAYDATPALRALLVGISLVLAAVSHALVEAPLRHWKQWLAWPRAAALASLAAMAGMALLATHWSRQASDALQSRHCNATQPRGWTRKPSTPWVAMTGTAARRCASAASAARRHRVPQC; encoded by the coding sequence ATGCTGGGACTGGCATTGATCCTTGCCTGCAGCCTGCTGTTGGACGGGCAGCGCGCATACCCTGGCGCTTGGGCGCTGCTGCCCACCCTGGGCGCGGTACTGGCGGTGTTGGCCGGCAGTCTGCCGCACGGTCAACGCGGCGCAGGCAGCCTGCTCGCCCTACCGCCCCTGCAATGGCTGGGGCGCATCTCGTATTCATGGTATCTGTGGCACTGGCCGGTATTGCTACTGGGGCTGGCATGGGCTTACGACGCAACCCCGGCACTGCGCGCCCTGCTGGTAGGCATCTCGCTGGTCCTTGCTGCCGTGTCCCATGCGCTGGTGGAAGCACCCCTGCGCCACTGGAAGCAGTGGCTGGCATGGCCGCGCGCCGCAGCATTGGCATCGCTGGCGGCAATGGCAGGGATGGCCTTGCTGGCGACCCATTGGTCACGTCAGGCCAGCGACGCCCTGCAGAGCCGACACTGTAACGCTACGCAGCCGCGTGGATGGACTCGCAAGCCATCTACACCATGGGTTGCGATGACTGGTACCGCAGCGCGGCGGTGCGCATCTGCAGCTTCGGCGGCGAGAAGGCACCGCGTACCGCAGTGCTGA
- a CDS encoding acyltransferase family protein: MAAAHAAVPRLASGFIGVDVFFVLSGFLITGKLVQEATATGRIRLLPFYVRRLRRLLPALLLMLVAVGAASRWLLSPAALGEQFLTAQMAALWLSNFHFAIGNLDYFAPGSERNLYLHTWSLGVEEQFYLLWPALVLWLLARDGERGLTRLKMGMDMVLVASLLGCIALTRDAPLLAFYMMPLRA, translated from the coding sequence GTGGCGGCGGCGCACGCGGCGGTGCCGCGGCTGGCCAGCGGGTTCATCGGCGTGGACGTGTTCTTCGTCCTGTCCGGCTTTTTGATCACCGGTAAGCTGGTGCAGGAAGCCACGGCCACTGGGCGCATCCGGCTGCTCCCGTTCTACGTACGCCGACTACGTCGGCTGCTGCCGGCCCTGCTGCTGATGCTGGTGGCGGTGGGTGCAGCATCGCGCTGGCTACTTTCGCCCGCCGCGCTGGGCGAGCAGTTCCTGACGGCGCAGATGGCTGCGCTCTGGCTGAGCAACTTCCACTTCGCGATTGGAAACCTGGATTACTTCGCACCTGGCAGCGAACGCAATCTGTACCTACATACCTGGTCGCTGGGCGTGGAGGAACAGTTCTACCTGCTCTGGCCAGCGTTGGTGCTGTGGCTGCTGGCCCGCGATGGAGAACGTGGCCTGACCCGTCTGAAGATGGGCATGGATATGGTGCTGGTCGCCAGCCTGCTGGGCTGCATCGCACTGACCCGCGACGCGCCGCTGCTGGCGTTCTACATGATGCCGCTGCGCGCTTGA